Proteins encoded within one genomic window of Mesobacillus subterraneus:
- the opuFB gene encoding osmoprotectant update ABC transporter permease/substrate-binding subunit OpuFB (The ABC transporter OpuF is widely distributed in Bacillus species other than B. subtilis. OpuFA is the ATP-binding subunit, while OpuFB is a fusion of permease and substrate-binding subunits.): MNDWTSTFIDRKDELLSALLEHIQISFIALFFAVLIAIPLGIFLTRRKRISEGIIGITAVLQTIPSLALLGLLIPLFGIGKVPAIIALVAYALLPILRNTYTGINEVDPSLIEAARAMGMNSKRRLMKVELPLAMPVIMAGIRTAMVLIVGTATIAALIGAGGLGDLILLGIDRNNTALIVLGAIPAALLAILFDLVLRRFETASFKKSLITIGTISLAVLVMMAIPFLGGKNDDQIVIAGKLGSEPEILINMYKLLIEEETDHSVQLKPGLGKTSFVFTALKNGDIDIYPEFTGTAISEFLKETASSTKREDVYLQAKEGMKKEFHMVMLQPMDYNNTYALAVPKKFAEDNDLKTISDLKSIESSLKAGFTLEFSDREDGYKGIKKLYGLKLPSLITMEPKLRYRAIKNGEINLVDAYSTDSELQRYKLLVLEDDKNLFPPYQGAPLLRAETAEKYPEIIEVLNKLAGKITDDEMRKMNYQVNVEGESAEETAREYLKGAGLLE; encoded by the coding sequence ATGAACGACTGGACTTCCACTTTTATAGATCGAAAAGACGAACTTTTAAGTGCCTTGCTCGAACATATCCAGATTTCTTTCATAGCGCTGTTTTTTGCTGTACTGATTGCGATTCCTCTTGGTATCTTTTTGACAAGAAGGAAACGGATTTCCGAAGGAATTATTGGGATAACAGCTGTTCTTCAGACAATTCCTTCCCTGGCATTGCTCGGCCTGTTGATTCCACTATTCGGAATCGGCAAAGTCCCAGCAATCATTGCCCTAGTGGCTTATGCACTGCTGCCGATCTTAAGGAATACATATACAGGAATCAATGAGGTGGATCCATCGTTAATCGAAGCTGCTCGTGCTATGGGAATGAACAGCAAGCGCCGTTTGATGAAGGTTGAACTTCCTTTGGCGATGCCCGTCATTATGGCTGGAATCCGGACGGCGATGGTCTTGATCGTCGGAACTGCGACAATTGCAGCACTGATTGGAGCAGGAGGGTTAGGTGACCTGATCCTTCTCGGAATTGACAGGAATAATACGGCATTAATCGTCCTTGGTGCAATCCCAGCGGCCTTGCTTGCGATTCTGTTCGATCTTGTGCTTAGAAGGTTCGAAACTGCTTCCTTTAAAAAATCGCTCATTACGATAGGTACTATTTCATTAGCTGTCCTTGTCATGATGGCCATTCCGTTCCTAGGCGGGAAAAATGACGACCAGATTGTCATTGCCGGGAAGCTGGGCTCAGAGCCAGAAATCTTGATTAATATGTACAAGCTATTGATCGAAGAAGAAACGGATCACTCTGTTCAGTTGAAACCAGGATTGGGAAAAACATCTTTTGTTTTTACAGCTTTGAAAAACGGAGATATTGACATTTATCCCGAATTCACCGGCACAGCAATCTCGGAATTTTTAAAAGAGACAGCAAGCAGTACTAAACGAGAGGACGTTTACCTGCAAGCAAAAGAAGGCATGAAAAAAGAGTTCCATATGGTAATGCTCCAGCCAATGGATTATAACAATACGTATGCTTTAGCTGTTCCTAAAAAGTTCGCTGAAGATAATGATCTAAAAACCATCTCGGACCTGAAATCAATAGAATCCTCGCTAAAAGCAGGTTTCACACTTGAATTTTCCGATCGTGAAGATGGCTACAAAGGTATCAAAAAACTCTATGGCTTAAAGCTACCAAGCTTGATTACGATGGAGCCAAAGCTAAGATACAGAGCAATCAAAAATGGGGAAATCAACCTTGTCGATGCTTACTCCACTGATAGTGAGCTGCAACGATATAAATTGCTTGTACTTGAGGACGATAAAAACCTATTTCCTCCATATCAGGGAGCTCCGCTGCTTAGAGCAGAAACAGCTGAAAAATATCCCGAGATCATTGAAGTCCTCAACAAGTTAGCCGGTAAAATCACCGATGACGAAATGCGAAAAATGAATTACCAGGTGAATGTAGAAGGAGAATCAGCTGAGGAAACAGCTAGGGAGTATTTAAAGGGAGCAGGGTTATTGGAATGA
- a CDS encoding tyrosine-type recombinase/integrase: protein MQNLTNCSNFFFHSLSFPHVLRHSFLYQTAKKVPLTTLTQLAGHDDPKTTMIYTTPNLQEVGAKLVDLYLEDE from the coding sequence ATACAAAATTTAACCAATTGTTCAAATTTCTTCTTCCACTCCCTCAGTTTTCCTCACGTCCTCCGGCATTCGTTTTTATACCAGACGGCCAAGAAAGTGCCGCTTACGACGCTCACGCAGCTGGCTGGCCACGATGATCCGAAGACGACGATGATCTACACCACGCCGAACCTGCAGGAAGTCGGAGCGAAACTCGTTGACTTGTACCTGGAGGATGAGTGA
- the mgrA gene encoding L-glyceraldehyde 3-phosphate reductase yields the protein MVYQPDNNRYESMKYNRCGKSGLKLPAISLGLWHNFGGQDTFENGRSLIRRAFDLGITHFDLANNYGPPPGSAEENFGSILGKDFSGYRDEMVISTKAGYGMWAGPYGDWGSRKYLVSSLDQSLKRMGLDYVDIFYHHRPDPETPLEETMMALDHVVRQGKALYVGLSNYGVEETKQAIGILKDLGTPLLIHQPAYSMFNRWVEDGLTDLLKDEGVGSIAFVPLAQGLLTNRYLNGIPEDSRALKPNSFLNEGDVSEEVLNKVKQLNEIAQERGQSLAQMALAWVLREQKITSALIGASKVSQIEENVAALNRLDFSDAELNTIDDILK from the coding sequence ATGGTTTATCAACCAGACAACAATCGATATGAAAGTATGAAATATAACAGATGCGGTAAATCAGGCCTAAAATTGCCAGCAATTTCCCTTGGTCTATGGCATAACTTTGGCGGCCAGGATACATTTGAGAATGGCCGTTCATTAATAAGAAGAGCTTTCGATCTTGGCATCACTCATTTTGATCTTGCGAATAACTATGGTCCGCCGCCTGGTTCAGCAGAAGAAAATTTCGGCAGCATCTTGGGCAAGGATTTTTCAGGCTACCGTGATGAAATGGTGATTTCGACGAAAGCAGGATATGGAATGTGGGCGGGACCATATGGAGATTGGGGCTCAAGAAAATACCTTGTGTCCAGCCTCGACCAAAGTTTAAAAAGGATGGGACTCGATTATGTCGATATCTTTTACCATCACAGACCCGACCCGGAAACACCTTTAGAGGAAACAATGATGGCTTTAGATCATGTTGTCAGACAGGGAAAAGCTCTCTATGTTGGTTTGTCCAATTACGGCGTGGAGGAAACGAAGCAGGCAATCGGAATTTTAAAAGACCTGGGTACTCCTCTGCTGATCCACCAGCCTGCTTATTCAATGTTCAACCGCTGGGTAGAAGATGGACTGACCGATTTGCTCAAAGACGAAGGAGTCGGATCAATCGCATTTGTGCCATTGGCTCAAGGATTGTTGACGAACAGATACTTAAATGGAATCCCGGAAGACTCAAGAGCTTTAAAGCCGAACAGCTTCCTCAATGAGGGAGATGTTTCTGAAGAAGTGCTTAATAAGGTGAAGCAATTAAACGAAATTGCACAAGAGCGAGGCCAGTCACTTGCCCAGATGGCACTTGCCTGGGTGCTCAGAGAACAGAAAATCACCTCAGCACTCATCGGTGCCAGCAAAGTCAGCCAGATTGAAGAAAACGTCGCTGCACTGAACCGTCTCGATTTTAGTGATGCAGAATTGAACACGATTGATGACATCTTAAAATAA
- a CDS encoding helix-turn-helix domain-containing protein yields the protein MNNESLGTQLRSERLIRNMSQEQVCEELNMTTRTLGNIENDKGNHRGSTLKKLTDFYGIDPEKLK from the coding sequence ATGAATAATGAAAGCTTAGGTACTCAGTTAAGATCAGAACGACTTATAAGGAATATGTCTCAAGAGCAGGTTTGCGAAGAACTCAATATGACAACCAGGACTCTAGGCAACATAGAAAATGACAAAGGAAATCACAGAGGATCTACTTTAAAAAAGTTAACAGATTTCTATGGGATAGATCCCGAAAAACTAAAATAA
- a CDS encoding amidase domain-containing protein, producing the protein MKKKLISALFFAVALTTSVAAPLTAEKVEVQEKRENVFSVKDIKFYKTISDNPAQERKMAKVEHGEAIKLVEEYIKANDLSIVTDLEDPAYQQFVLSLGTAFDEFSEEDMKKIVSFVQFIDYYENHAQNNKLKGFKNKLAKNTVLSEQENGELSSLLPVSPNDPATAETDETSGDIVSIATVYSNGYDNIKARDYAYKWWDGRNPLYDYYAYKAGCSIYDKSCWSQWNDCADFVSQALYNGGMKMRYGSSYTSSASWSYGVVPSYTWGGAHNFYTHWKARAGVASSVSALQTGDAVNADFTGDGSIDHTALITKNTGSYSSNKYLTQHTTDKKETTTLANWYNSGYKVYGYEMDKASN; encoded by the coding sequence ATGAAGAAAAAATTGATTTCGGCATTGTTTTTTGCAGTAGCGCTGACAACCTCTGTCGCCGCGCCTTTGACCGCGGAAAAAGTGGAAGTCCAGGAAAAGAGGGAAAATGTCTTTTCCGTAAAGGACATTAAGTTCTACAAAACCATCTCAGATAATCCGGCACAAGAAAGAAAAATGGCTAAGGTGGAGCATGGCGAGGCCATTAAACTTGTCGAGGAATACATAAAAGCGAATGATCTTTCGATCGTCACTGATCTCGAGGACCCAGCCTATCAGCAATTTGTTTTATCTTTGGGTACGGCGTTTGACGAGTTCAGTGAAGAAGATATGAAAAAAATAGTATCGTTCGTTCAATTTATCGATTATTATGAAAATCACGCTCAGAATAATAAACTCAAAGGATTCAAGAATAAGTTAGCTAAGAATACTGTATTATCGGAACAGGAGAACGGCGAGTTAAGCAGCTTATTGCCGGTTTCACCAAATGATCCAGCTACTGCTGAAACTGATGAAACTTCTGGGGATATTGTATCAATCGCAACTGTTTATTCGAATGGATATGACAACATCAAGGCAAGGGATTACGCCTATAAATGGTGGGACGGAAGAAATCCTCTTTATGACTATTATGCCTATAAAGCAGGCTGCAGCATTTATGATAAGAGCTGTTGGAGTCAGTGGAATGATTGTGCAGACTTCGTTTCACAAGCCTTATATAACGGTGGCATGAAAATGAGATACGGATCGTCCTATACTTCGTCAGCATCTTGGAGTTATGGTGTTGTGCCGTCATATACTTGGGGTGGCGCTCATAACTTCTATACCCACTGGAAGGCACGGGCAGGCGTAGCGAGTTCGGTTTCAGCGTTGCAAACGGGTGATGCTGTAAATGCTGATTTCACAGGCGATGGCAGCATCGACCATACAGCCCTGATTACGAAGAATACTGGTTCATACAGCAGCAATAAATATTTAACACAACATACAACTGATAAAAAAGAGACAACAACTTTAGCAAATTGGTATAATAGTGGCTATAAAGTATATGGTTATGAAATGGACAAAGCATCAAATTAA
- a CDS encoding MFS transporter: MNKMGYSKSFKSLWIGEIVSEFGGAAGGIVNGLLLYEITGSKEWMGALWLIYFLPSLVLQGISSPFLNHVIKEKMLKNIQLIRSGAYLLPLLGYLRGEDYITIIGLIILQCLLGLVQPIYASLSFSLLPDLCSEKELVQANSLLDGTLRLMSFIAPGITSLLLLVSPIYVIYIISSLMFLLSYISLLQIPQKSVEKIATWSKKFWWEELKAGYFTFFQYPHLLKLTILSSIVQFAVGATMVINVPFIRGDLNGQAWEYAVFSGTFPVGYAIGMLLLTKLPKNNLLMYSGLIGGGLSFVLLYFVPNIPFAWACELIGGILFSLFNAQSAAYFQREAPRERLSQLSSIRLLFLRLTMPLGILFASASFLGISTRLTYLLIGTFIVLPGLYYLLKTIINGDSAAKQIRNIG, encoded by the coding sequence ATGAATAAAATGGGGTATTCAAAATCGTTCAAATCTCTTTGGATTGGAGAAATTGTTTCTGAGTTCGGGGGAGCTGCCGGCGGGATTGTAAATGGGCTTTTATTGTATGAGATTACGGGGTCGAAGGAATGGATGGGAGCTCTCTGGTTGATTTACTTTCTTCCGTCCTTAGTACTTCAGGGAATAAGCTCACCTTTCCTTAATCATGTTATTAAAGAAAAAATGCTAAAAAATATACAACTAATTCGTTCAGGAGCATACCTTCTGCCTCTCTTAGGCTATTTAAGAGGAGAGGATTACATTACAATAATAGGTTTAATTATTTTACAATGTTTATTAGGCCTAGTTCAGCCAATATATGCAAGTCTTTCTTTTTCACTATTGCCTGATTTATGTTCTGAAAAAGAGCTGGTACAAGCAAATAGTTTATTAGACGGAACTCTTAGATTAATGAGTTTTATTGCTCCTGGTATTACATCATTACTTCTTTTAGTCAGTCCTATTTATGTTATATACATTATTTCTAGTCTAATGTTTTTACTAAGCTATATCTCCTTATTACAAATACCACAGAAGAGTGTTGAAAAAATTGCAACATGGTCCAAAAAGTTCTGGTGGGAAGAATTAAAAGCTGGTTACTTCACATTTTTTCAATATCCGCATTTATTAAAACTAACGATCTTATCTTCAATTGTGCAGTTTGCCGTAGGAGCCACGATGGTAATAAATGTTCCTTTTATTCGAGGAGATCTCAATGGACAAGCTTGGGAGTATGCGGTATTCTCTGGGACTTTTCCCGTTGGATATGCTATAGGAATGTTACTGCTCACAAAGTTACCGAAAAACAATCTCCTTATGTACTCGGGTTTAATAGGTGGTGGACTTTCCTTTGTTTTGCTTTATTTCGTTCCAAATATCCCATTTGCATGGGCTTGTGAGCTAATAGGAGGCATTTTGTTTTCATTGTTTAATGCACAGAGTGCTGCATACTTTCAAAGAGAAGCACCTAGAGAACGACTTTCACAGTTAAGTTCAATTCGTTTGCTATTTTTAAGACTTACTATGCCCTTGGGGATTTTATTTGCATCTGCTTCATTCCTGGGAATTAGCACACGATTAACGTATTTGTTAATTGGAACATTCATTGTACTTCCTGGTTTATATTATTTATTAAAAACAATCATTAATGGGGACTCAGCTGCTAAACAAATTAGAAATATTGGTTAA
- a CDS encoding aldo/keto reductase, translating into MNYRNLGGTGMKVSEVGFGAWQLGNARDWEGVEDHQAIRMVHEALDQGCNFFDTAPNYGGGNSEALLGKALTGRRSEAVINSKFGHHPDNTLDFDSQKIRSSVEDSLRRLNTDYLDSILLHNPPFEILTGSTDHFKVLESLKQEGKILAYGASVDSGREMDELIRNTGSQVIEVMFNIFHQEPRRAFKLAAEKNVGLIVKVPLDSGWLSGKYDENSVFTDIRSRWDRGQLMKRAEFLPELKEMLQPGESLVQLALRYILYYQQVSTVIPGNKNSEQLIENLSASVEGISTEKAKKLEELWEEKLQVDPLGW; encoded by the coding sequence TTGAATTACAGAAATCTTGGCGGCACTGGGATGAAGGTGTCGGAAGTTGGGTTTGGTGCCTGGCAGCTCGGGAACGCAAGGGACTGGGAAGGCGTGGAAGATCATCAGGCCATTAGGATGGTGCATGAGGCGCTTGATCAAGGCTGCAATTTCTTTGATACTGCACCGAATTATGGCGGAGGAAATAGTGAAGCATTGCTTGGGAAAGCTCTCACTGGAAGAAGGAGCGAGGCGGTTATCAATAGCAAGTTTGGGCATCATCCAGATAACACGCTCGATTTTGATTCGCAGAAAATCCGCAGCTCGGTTGAAGACAGCTTACGAAGGTTAAACACGGATTACCTGGATTCAATTTTATTGCATAACCCTCCGTTTGAAATACTGACTGGAAGCACAGATCATTTTAAGGTTTTGGAGTCACTCAAGCAGGAAGGGAAAATCCTGGCTTACGGAGCTTCAGTTGACTCTGGGAGAGAAATGGATGAGCTGATTCGGAATACCGGAAGCCAGGTAATTGAGGTCATGTTCAATATTTTTCATCAGGAGCCAAGGAGAGCATTCAAGCTCGCTGCAGAAAAGAATGTAGGGTTGATTGTTAAAGTTCCGCTTGATTCTGGGTGGCTATCAGGTAAGTATGATGAAAATAGTGTTTTTACAGATATACGCAGTCGTTGGGACCGCGGACAGCTTATGAAAAGAGCCGAGTTCCTGCCCGAGCTTAAGGAAATGCTACAACCTGGTGAGTCGCTTGTCCAGTTGGCTTTAAGGTATATTCTTTATTATCAGCAAGTCTCTACTGTGATTCCAGGAAACAAGAATTCAGAGCAGCTGATTGAGAATTTATCTGCTTCAGTGGAAGGAATTTCAACCGAAAAAGCGAAGAAGTTAGAAGAGCTTTGGGAAGAAAAACTGCAAGTTGACCCATTGGGATGGTAG
- a CDS encoding ArsR/SmtB family transcription factor: MKQIYSPLPQESLSISVEASPVWEITLGIAAFTHSKLRHTFEQDENWLQHQSNMPSTLMSNLKEIEDTNLWYALLMLQNKLCSSNVQGFINSLNELEPESFYETVLPYKDRTYEAIRKNTAINYMNGDVFFQYASYFKDHEYLNAYVLSFRQKEYKDIIGLLTDTILVWSQWISEQNDWAKWLQALSFENKKNRVIDNSIPLEEIERITGGAKYLPEPSVWQVKLVPHVSYRPWILELRSPDTKLFFYPLNEDALLEPGVPPQELVQGHKSLGDELRLKLLYQITKGPISLQDLSIHFNVSKTTLHHQLSLLKAAKFIKVDKGIYSANTSKIQTFSKRLNQYLGEIHE, encoded by the coding sequence ATGAAACAGATTTATTCGCCACTACCACAAGAAAGCTTATCAATATCCGTTGAGGCCTCACCTGTATGGGAGATTACACTAGGTATTGCAGCCTTTACTCATAGCAAGTTGCGTCACACCTTTGAGCAAGATGAAAATTGGTTGCAACACCAATCAAATATGCCATCAACATTAATGAGTAATCTAAAAGAAATTGAGGATACAAATTTATGGTATGCGTTACTTATGTTGCAAAATAAACTTTGCTCTTCCAATGTTCAAGGCTTTATAAACTCATTAAATGAGTTGGAACCAGAATCGTTTTATGAAACAGTCTTACCCTATAAGGACCGTACATATGAGGCTATAAGAAAAAACACAGCAATAAATTATATGAATGGAGATGTCTTTTTTCAATATGCTTCTTATTTTAAGGATCATGAGTATCTCAATGCCTATGTCCTTTCCTTCCGGCAAAAAGAATATAAGGACATAATTGGATTGTTAACTGATACAATTCTTGTATGGTCTCAGTGGATCAGTGAACAAAATGATTGGGCGAAGTGGTTGCAAGCCCTGTCTTTCGAAAATAAAAAAAACCGGGTAATTGATAATTCTATACCATTGGAGGAAATCGAACGTATTACAGGAGGAGCAAAGTATCTGCCAGAACCATCTGTTTGGCAGGTAAAGCTCGTACCGCATGTATCCTATCGTCCATGGATTTTGGAACTACGCTCTCCTGATACAAAGCTGTTCTTTTATCCATTAAACGAAGATGCACTTTTAGAACCTGGTGTTCCCCCTCAAGAACTAGTACAAGGTCATAAATCATTGGGGGATGAACTTCGCTTAAAGTTGTTGTATCAAATCACAAAAGGACCCATTTCTCTGCAAGATTTGAGCATTCATTTTAATGTTTCAAAAACAACCCTTCATCATCAACTTTCCCTGTTAAAAGCAGCTAAGTTCATTAAGGTTGATAAAGGGATTTACTCAGCAAACACTTCGAAAATCCAAACTTTTTCGAAACGTCTTAATCAATATCTTGGGGAAATTCATGAATAA
- a CDS encoding MATE family efflux transporter, protein MNLQKNNSLPKRIGLLALTCPIFIELFLHMLMGSTDTFMLSHISDEAVAAVGVANQLVFFMILVFGFVATGTAVLVSQNLGAGLQTDARKISGLSLSLNLIFGVLVSVIVVGFNDLFLQMFNLTPEIHRLAQQYLTIVGGTLFTQALLVTASAILRANGLTKEAMFISIIMNIIHLAGNSLFIYGLFGVPEMGVQGVAISTAISRAIAVILIFRLLYRRLPMRIALEDYLSFNKTFIKKILKIGVPSAGENVLYNTSQMAITVIIGLLGAMALTTRVYTFNIMSFMMLFGIAIGQGTQILIGYKVGAREFDKAYHQLLKSLKLSIIITMAITVVIVSIREPILGIFTDNKEIIREGSKVLLLCLILEPGRTFNIVVISSLRAAGDAVFPVTMAFVSMWGISVPLAYFLGIKMGFGLSGIWIAFIIDEWFRGIIMYIRWRSRVWEKKVLVDTSDQTA, encoded by the coding sequence ATGAATTTACAGAAAAACAACAGTCTGCCTAAACGGATTGGATTATTAGCACTTACCTGTCCCATTTTTATAGAGTTATTTTTGCATATGTTAATGGGCAGCACGGATACTTTCATGCTGTCCCATATTTCAGATGAGGCTGTAGCGGCTGTAGGGGTAGCTAATCAGCTCGTATTTTTTATGATTCTCGTATTTGGTTTTGTTGCCACAGGGACTGCGGTTCTAGTATCGCAAAACCTTGGAGCAGGACTTCAAACGGATGCAAGGAAGATATCAGGTCTCTCGCTATCTCTTAATCTTATATTTGGAGTATTGGTCAGTGTAATTGTTGTCGGTTTCAATGATTTGTTTTTGCAGATGTTCAATCTGACACCGGAAATACACAGGCTGGCTCAACAGTATCTGACGATTGTTGGCGGAACACTTTTCACACAAGCACTACTTGTTACCGCGTCAGCTATACTTAGGGCAAATGGATTAACAAAAGAGGCGATGTTCATTTCCATTATCATGAATATCATTCACCTTGCCGGCAATAGTCTGTTCATCTATGGACTATTCGGTGTTCCGGAAATGGGTGTTCAGGGTGTGGCTATTTCGACAGCCATATCCCGTGCGATCGCAGTGATCCTGATTTTTCGATTGCTGTACCGCAGGCTTCCTATGAGAATTGCTTTGGAAGATTACTTGAGCTTCAATAAGACTTTTATCAAAAAAATCCTGAAAATAGGCGTTCCTTCAGCCGGGGAAAATGTTCTTTACAACACCAGCCAGATGGCGATTACCGTCATTATCGGTTTGCTCGGGGCTATGGCACTGACAACAAGGGTATATACATTCAATATCATGTCATTCATGATGCTTTTTGGTATAGCGATAGGCCAGGGAACGCAAATCCTGATCGGCTACAAAGTAGGGGCCAGAGAATTTGATAAGGCCTATCATCAGCTGTTGAAGAGCTTGAAACTAAGTATCATCATCACGATGGCGATCACCGTGGTAATCGTATCCATCAGGGAACCAATACTGGGGATTTTTACAGATAATAAAGAAATCATCAGGGAAGGCAGCAAGGTTCTGCTATTGTGCTTAATCCTTGAACCTGGGAGAACCTTCAACATCGTCGTGATCAGTTCTCTCCGGGCAGCCGGTGATGCGGTATTCCCTGTGACGATGGCGTTTGTTTCGATGTGGGGGATCAGTGTGCCGCTCGCCTATTTCCTGGGAATTAAAATGGGCTTCGGGCTTTCGGGCATTTGGATCGCTTTTATCATTGATGAATGGTTCAGAGGCATCATCATGTATATCAGGTGGAGAAGCCGTGTCTGGGAGAAGAAGGTCCTGGTTGACACGTCGGACCAAACAGCATGA
- a CDS encoding ABC transporter ATP-binding protein, which translates to MISFENVSKKYDDGTYAVKNFNLHINEGELLVLIGPSGSGKTTTLKMINRLIPLTEGYIKINDKMISDYDIHELRWDIGYVLQQIALFPHMTIEENIAVVPEMKKWEQKEIDQRIDELLHMVGLEPETYRRRLPNELSGGQQQRIGVARALAANPSIILMDEPFSALDPLSREKLQDDLIELQKNIKKTIVFVTHDMSEALKLGDRICLMRNGGIVQTGTPEALIQQPANDFVREFVGVDQAEERMVDVRGGVKPVNPEEPDNLPIVDSRVLLNEILSLLGEHEQLAVKEMDKIIGTIDRQGIIKILSRQMEGMK; encoded by the coding sequence GTGATCAGCTTTGAAAATGTCTCCAAAAAATATGACGATGGAACCTATGCGGTGAAGAACTTTAATTTACATATCAACGAAGGGGAATTGCTTGTCCTGATCGGCCCAAGCGGCTCCGGCAAAACGACAACATTAAAAATGATTAATCGGCTGATTCCGCTTACGGAAGGCTACATTAAAATCAATGATAAGATGATCAGTGACTATGATATTCACGAGCTGCGCTGGGATATTGGGTATGTCCTTCAGCAAATTGCCTTGTTTCCGCATATGACGATCGAAGAAAACATTGCGGTTGTTCCGGAAATGAAGAAATGGGAGCAAAAAGAAATCGATCAACGCATCGATGAATTGCTGCATATGGTCGGACTTGAACCGGAAACGTACCGCAGAAGGCTGCCCAATGAATTATCCGGTGGCCAGCAGCAAAGAATTGGCGTGGCGCGTGCACTTGCTGCCAACCCGTCGATTATTTTAATGGATGAGCCATTTAGCGCATTGGATCCCCTGAGCAGGGAAAAGCTCCAAGATGATCTAATCGAATTGCAGAAAAACATAAAGAAAACCATCGTATTCGTCACTCATGATATGAGTGAAGCATTGAAGCTTGGAGACAGGATATGCTTGATGAGAAATGGGGGAATCGTCCAGACAGGAACTCCCGAAGCGCTAATCCAGCAGCCTGCTAATGACTTTGTCCGTGAGTTTGTCGGGGTGGACCAGGCCGAGGAAAGGATGGTCGATGTTAGGGGAGGAGTCAAGCCTGTAAATCCTGAAGAACCGGACAATCTGCCTATCGTTGATTCCCGTGTGCTTTTAAACGAAATCCTGTCGTTGCTTGGCGAGCATGAGCAGCTGGCTGTAAAAGAAATGGATAAAATAATTGGTACCATTGACAGACAGGGAATCATAAAGATTTTATCCAGGCAGATGGAGGGAATGAAATGA